The genomic segment ACCGAACCACGGCGCGCGCGCATTCCGTGGCGTAGCCTCGGCCCTCGCACGCGACGTCGACGGAGTAGCCGATCGTTGCAGCTTGGATCGCGCCGCGTCGAATGTTCCAGAGGTTTACGCTGGCGACGATCTCTGAACTCGCGCCATCGAAGGCGATGAAGCGCGCTTCGGTTCCTCGCTGCACGTTCGCTTCGCTCCGTGCGATTTCGTCTTGGTGGTAGGCGAGCGTGTAGAACGTGTCGTCGCGCTCCGGCTCCCAGCGCGCGAGATGCGCGCGATTGCGCTCGACGAATGCCAGAAAAGCGGCAGCGTGGTGCGCCGTTAGCGGCTCGAGTCGAAGG from the Candidatus Baltobacteraceae bacterium genome contains:
- a CDS encoding GNAT family N-acetyltransferase, whose amino-acid sequence is MPHLQTERLRLEPLTAHHAAAFLAFVERNRAHLARWEPERDDTFYTLAYHQDEIARSEANVQRGTEARFIAFDGASSEIVASVNLWNIRRGAIQAATIGYSVDVACEGRGYATECARAVVRYAFDELNLHRVETSYQPLNERSGRVLRKLGFVVEGYARDHLLIAGTWRDGILVALTNETWRPALAR